TCATCGAGGCCGTGCGATCGAGAGCAGCACGCAGCCCCCGGGCAAGATCCTCCGTCGCTCCCAGGCCCCAGTAGTGCAGGAATAGCATCCGCGGTTGCTCCCCGGCCATGTGCTGGTGGATAGCGACGATGTCGATGCCGTGACCGCGCAGTGCCTTGAGCACCGGCTGGAGCTCGGGCTCGAGCATCACGAAATCGCCGTCGACCACCGATCGGTCGTCGGACCCTGCGAACGCTGCCCATGTGTTCACGCCCATGGTGTTGCCCACCGACGCGCCATGCATCCCGGTTGTGCGCCCAATGGTGACCTTGTACACACCGTCGCTCAGTCCGCCCTTCACGCCGAGGATGGCTTCGATCTTCCTCGGATCGAGCGTGGTCGTCGCTGGGTTGATGTCGGCGCTGGGGATCTCTCCTTTGCCGCCGCTTGTTTCTTTGATCTTGGCGAAGACCTTTCCGACCCCCTCGGCGAGCTTGGCCTCGTCGCCCATCCCACCGATGTGCATGAACATCACCCTTGGGCTGTCCCAAAGGAAGTGGTTGTGCAACGCGGTGACGTCAAGCCCATTGTCGAGGGCCGCGCTCATGACCGGGTTCACCTGGTCCTCCAGGAGGACCATGTCTCCCATGACAACCGTCTGCTCCCCCGTCTTCTTGAAGGCCGCCCACGAAGTCAGTCCCATCGACGGCGTGAGTTTGACGCCGGCGACCGTGATCGCCAAATCGGTCCGCGGCTCCGAGACCTTGAACACAAGCTCCTTCTGGTTGAACGCGCCCTTCGCACCGGTGAGCTCTTCGATGCGTGTCGTGTCGAGCGATGCGCTCGTCGCAGCCATGACCCTCCGCGCAGTCGAGAGCGTCAAGAGACCCATCAGAATGATCGGAATCAGGGCACGCTTCATCGAATCCTCTCCTTTTGGTCCTACTGCTCGGGTCCCCGCACCCACCTACATCCTACCCTTTCTGCCCAGGGGTGACACAGCTTTCCTCCTTCGGTAACCAAAGGGTTGCGTTTCTTCTCGCGCTCGGATAATATGCAACCAATGGGTTGCGCATGGGGCGCAGCCCTACAAGGAGCTGGAGATGATGTCCACGACAACGACGGATCGAATCGAGAAGCAGATCCTCCTACGCGCGTCGCGCGCCCGCGTGTGGCGCGCCCTTACCGACTCGAAGGAGTTCGGCGCCTGGTTCCAGTCGGCGTTCACGGAACCGTTTCGGCCGGGTGCAACGGTCAAAGGCCGGATCACCTATCCCGGCTACGAGCACCTTGTGGTCGAGTTCGTCATCGAGAAGATGGAACCGGAGCGTCTTTTCTCCTATCGGTGGCACCCGCACGCCATTGACCCGGCGACCGACTACTCGAAGGAGCCCATGACTCTCATCGAGTTTACGCTCGAAGATGCGGAGGGCGGCACCCTGCTTCGGGTTGTGGAGACGGGCTTCGACAAGATCCCGATCGCGCGACGAGCGGAGGCTCTGAAGGGGAACGAGGCCGGCTGGGCCGAGCAGATGAAGGCGATCCAGCGCTATCTGGACCGAAACCCGTGATGTCGTATCCCGGACGAAGCGGGCTCAAAAGCTCGGCGCCGGTTTTCGCGGCGTTGGGAGACGCGACGAGGCTCAAACTGGTGGCCCGCCTTTCCGAGGGCGGGCCCCAGTCGATCAAGCGATTGACGCGACGATCGAGCCGAACACGCCAAGCGATCACGAAGCATCTGCGCGTCCTGGCCGATGCCGGCCTGGTGCGTGGGACCCGAGTGGGCCGCGAGAGTCGTTGGGAGCTGGAGCC
This genomic window from Candidatus Eisenbacteria bacterium contains:
- a CDS encoding DUF1259 domain-containing protein, coding for MKRALIPIILMGLLTLSTARRVMAATSASLDTTRIEELTGAKGAFNQKELVFKVSEPRTDLAITVAGVKLTPSMGLTSWAAFKKTGEQTVVMGDMVLLEDQVNPVMSAALDNGLDVTALHNHFLWDSPRVMFMHIGGMGDEAKLAEGVGKVFAKIKETSGGKGEIPSADINPATTTLDPRKIEAILGVKGGLSDGVYKVTIGRTTGMHGASVGNTMGVNTWAAFAGSDDRSVVDGDFVMLEPELQPVLKALRGHGIDIVAIHQHMAGEQPRMLFLHYWGLGATEDLARGLRAALDRTASM
- a CDS encoding helix-turn-helix transcriptional regulator; its protein translation is MSYPGRSGLKSSAPVFAALGDATRLKLVARLSEGGPQSIKRLTRRSSRTRQAITKHLRVLADAGLVRGTRVGRESRWELEPRRLVVAYSYLDLISKRWDAALDRLRSLVEDSPG
- a CDS encoding vanillate O-demethylase oxidoreductase VanB, with protein sequence MMSTTTTDRIEKQILLRASRARVWRALTDSKEFGAWFQSAFTEPFRPGATVKGRITYPGYEHLVVEFVIEKMEPERLFSYRWHPHAIDPATDYSKEPMTLIEFTLEDAEGGTLLRVVETGFDKIPIARRAEALKGNEAGWAEQMKAIQRYLDRNP